In Nocardioides nitrophenolicus, the genomic window ACCCGACGACGCTCTACAGTCCTCCCGTGCGCAAGGCCCCGCAGCAGGCCCGGTCCCGGGAGATGGTCGAGCGGATCGTCGCCGCCGGCCGCACGGTGCTCGTCGAGCGTGGCTACGACGCCTTCAGCACCAACCGGGTCGCCACCGTCGCGGGCATCAGCCCGGGCTCGCTGTACCAGTACTTCCCCGACAAGGCCGCGATCCTCGAGGTCGTCATCGACCGGTACTGGGAGGAGGTGGCCGACCGGGTCGCCGCCTCGCTGGCCGACCGGATCGACGAGTTCGGACCGTCGATGGTGCGGGCCACCGCCGACGCGCTGCTCACCGCGCTGGAGGCCGACCGCGAGCTGCTGCGGGTGGTCGCCGAGGAGCTGCCGGTGCAGCGCAACCGCGAGCGGCGCGCCGCGCTGGAACGGCGGGTCCGCGAGCTGGTGACGACCTACCTGGCCGCGCGGCCGGGCTCCTCCAGCCGACCGCACCCGGCGGTCACCGCCTGGGTCGTGGTGCTGGCGATCGAGAACCTGGCCATGCGCTGGGTGCTGGACCAGCCGGAGGCGGTCACCCGCGAGCAGCTCCTCGACGAGGTGCTGGCGCTGGTCAACGGCTACCTGGGCTACCTGTCGGAGTGACCGGTGAGGGCCATGCCGAGCCCGAGCCCGATCATCGACGTACCGCCGATGGTGCCGAGCGCGCGTCCGCGCCGCTCCGAGGCCACGAACCAGTCGCGCGCCCGGCCCGCGGCCAGGGCCCAGGCGGTGTCGCAGACCAGCCCGATCGCGATCGCGACGCAGCCGAGGACCAGCATCTGCGCCGGCACCGACGCGCCTTCGCCCGACCGGTCGACGAACGGCGGCAACAGCGCCGCGAACATCATGAACTTCTTGGGATTGCTGACGCCGACCAGGACGCCCTGGCGCAGCGCTCGGCCCGACGACAAGGGCACCCGCGTCTCGCCCGCGCCGAACCGCAGCTCGCGGCGATGGCGCAGCGCCTGCACGCCCAGCCAGACCAGGAAGGCCGCGCCGGCGAGCTTGATCCCGGTGAAGACCAGCTGGGACTCCGCGACGACCGCGCCCAGCCCGAAGCACACCAGCACCATGACGACCAGCACTCCGGCGGTGTTGCCGAGCACGCTCGCCAGGGCCACCCGCTGGCCGTAGGAGACCGCGCGGCCGACCACGAACACCACGCTCGGGCCCGGGATCACGATCAGGACCAGGGCCGCGAGGCCGAAGCCGAGGAGCTGGTCCGGACCGATCATCACTCGGCCTTCGGTGACTCCGGGTCGTCGGCCGCCGGCGCGTCGCCGTAGACGCCGGCGTCCTTGGCGCGGGCCGCCGTCCGCAGGCTCCGGGTCAGCGCGAAGCCGATCACGGCGACCGCGACGATCAGCAGCAGGAAGATCCAGAACGCCGTCCAGCCGGCCACGATGTTGGTGTCCTGGTCGACCGGCTTGTCCTTGGCGGCCACGGCGGAGACGACGGTGGCGACGACGGCATGCATGGGACCAGTCTCTCAGGCGGAGGGGGTGACACCGGCGAAGAGGTCGTCCTCCGGGGTCGAGGACGCGACATGGCTCACGACCAGCTCGAAGTCCTCGGTCGGCCAGACCTCCTGCTGCAGCTCGCGCGGGATCGCGAACCAGAACCCGTCGGGGTCGATCTGGGTGGCGTGGGCGAG contains:
- a CDS encoding TetR/AcrR family transcriptional regulator, with translation MRKAPQQARSREMVERIVAAGRTVLVERGYDAFSTNRVATVAGISPGSLYQYFPDKAAILEVVIDRYWEEVADRVAASLADRIDEFGPSMVRATADALLTALEADRELLRVVAEELPVQRNRERRAALERRVRELVTTYLAARPGSSSRPHPAVTAWVVVLAIENLAMRWVLDQPEAVTREQLLDEVLALVNGYLGYLSE
- a CDS encoding LysE family translocator, encoding MIGPDQLLGFGLAALVLIVIPGPSVVFVVGRAVSYGQRVALASVLGNTAGVLVVMVLVCFGLGAVVAESQLVFTGIKLAGAAFLVWLGVQALRHRRELRFGAGETRVPLSSGRALRQGVLVGVSNPKKFMMFAALLPPFVDRSGEGASVPAQMLVLGCVAIAIGLVCDTAWALAAGRARDWFVASERRGRALGTIGGTSMIGLGLGMALTGHSDR